One region of Niallia sp. Man26 genomic DNA includes:
- a CDS encoding DedA family protein, with translation MSELVHTIFDFLSSLGYMGIALGLMVEVIPSEIVLSYGGYLIHSGHINFFGALIAGVIGGTIAQLFLYWIALYGGRPFIDRYGKYILIKSSHVDASEKWFLKYGTGMIFLARFIPVVRHAISIPAGLARMPIGQFTLYTTAAIIPWTVLFLLLGMRLGDHWENIETYAKPYITPIIIGAVVLLAAYVLLQFRKKKNK, from the coding sequence GTGTCTGAACTAGTACATACAATCTTTGACTTTTTATCATCCTTAGGCTATATGGGTATAGCTTTAGGTTTAATGGTCGAAGTAATACCAAGTGAAATTGTTTTAAGCTATGGAGGCTATTTAATCCATTCTGGCCATATTAATTTTTTCGGTGCTCTCATTGCCGGTGTTATCGGCGGAACGATTGCCCAACTGTTTTTATATTGGATTGCGCTGTATGGCGGAAGACCATTTATCGACAGATACGGGAAGTATATTTTAATCAAAAGCTCTCATGTGGATGCTTCTGAAAAATGGTTTCTTAAATATGGGACGGGCATGATTTTTCTGGCTCGGTTTATCCCTGTTGTCAGACATGCTATTTCGATTCCAGCCGGGCTTGCAAGAATGCCAATTGGCCAATTCACCCTTTATACGACTGCAGCGATTATTCCATGGACCGTCTTATTTCTGTTGCTGGGAATGCGTTTAGGTGATCATTGGGAAAATATTGAAACATATGCAAAACCTTATATTACACCAATTATTATTGGAGCTGTTGTGCTGCTGGCTGCATACGTACTTCTGCAATTCCGCAAGAAAAAAAATAAATAA
- a CDS encoding GNAT family N-acetyltransferase has product MLKKRELEDCAVLFEMMKHPDVFPFVRQKAASYEEYLFITKQTIEAEEKGELISRTILDEWHNPIGTINLYDIQDGIGFLGTWIGKPYHGKGYNKIAKELFFSEAFFELNINSILMRIREHNLRSVKAAEKLPYAVHANETRKSIVEKLKEETGVSYELFEVPKDVFTLYTMRSNQEQTDDLMEA; this is encoded by the coding sequence ATGCTGAAAAAACGTGAATTGGAAGATTGCGCTGTCCTATTTGAAATGATGAAGCATCCGGATGTATTTCCCTTTGTCCGCCAAAAAGCGGCATCTTATGAAGAATATTTATTTATCACAAAACAGACGATAGAAGCAGAAGAAAAAGGTGAACTGATCTCTCGTACCATTCTTGATGAATGGCATAATCCGATAGGAACCATTAATCTTTATGATATTCAAGACGGCATCGGGTTTTTAGGAACTTGGATAGGCAAACCTTATCATGGAAAAGGATATAATAAAATAGCCAAGGAACTGTTTTTTTCAGAAGCCTTCTTTGAGCTGAATATTAACAGTATTTTAATGCGCATAAGAGAGCATAATCTCCGTTCCGTTAAAGCAGCAGAAAAACTCCCTTATGCCGTACATGCTAATGAGACAAGAAAATCGATTGTAGAAAAACTCAAGGAAGAAACAGGAGTAAGCTACGAATTATTTGAAGTCCCTAAAGATGTTTTTACACTATATACAATGCGCTCCAACCAGGAACAGACAGACGATCTGATGGAGGCATAA
- a CDS encoding DUF4362 domain-containing protein: MRRATIGLLLLLYMMSGCQQYGIKNIGVEQVVDNHNQIENLDGLNRFIDKVKKGKEAKVNFVSYGIEGQRMVERLIFNGKQINISASVDGDSLEEYMCKDIFMKVEETEKKYILSECTGSSGESDGKEILTVPNE; encoded by the coding sequence ATGAGACGAGCTACTATCGGTCTGCTGTTGCTTCTTTACATGATGTCTGGTTGTCAGCAATATGGGATAAAAAATATAGGTGTAGAACAGGTTGTTGACAATCATAATCAAATTGAAAATTTAGATGGATTAAATAGATTTATAGATAAGGTAAAGAAGGGAAAAGAAGCAAAAGTGAACTTTGTTTCATACGGGATAGAAGGACAGCGTATGGTTGAAAGATTAATCTTTAACGGAAAGCAAATCAATATTTCTGCAAGTGTTGATGGTGATTCTCTTGAGGAATACATGTGTAAGGATATTTTTATGAAAGTGGAAGAAACGGAAAAAAAGTACATACTAAGCGAATGTACTGGAAGTTCAGGTGAAAGTGATGGGAAGGAAATATTGACTGTACCAAACGAGTAA
- a CDS encoding mechanosensitive ion channel family protein has product MIEFLNTHIWASILLAAIVFGASLLLRKWFTNYFFKLILSYTKKKKIHAASTVLVAFEKPVRWVFVVIGIQLAFLFLPIQTVSFESSLVRSCFIGLLTWGLFNLSSVTTLLFPKLMTKLDINVDKIIVPFITKMLKTLVLMLGFSIIAQEWGFNINGFIAGLGLGGLAIALAAKETVSNLFGGVVLVTEKPFTIGDWIKTPSVEGTIEDITFRSTKVRTFAQALVTVPNSTLANEPIINWSKMGKRQVSFYLKVDIHTKKERLQATIANMKAVLERHPGVHPETILVSLESLNDSSADILIYFFTKATDYNGYLQTKEDINFQIIEIIEKKDVAFAVPKSTVHVEMPAELNTADRLFSHG; this is encoded by the coding sequence ATGATTGAATTTTTGAATACTCATATTTGGGCAAGTATATTGCTTGCAGCAATCGTATTTGGAGCAAGCCTCCTGCTGCGCAAATGGTTTACTAACTATTTTTTCAAGTTAATTCTCAGCTACACAAAAAAGAAAAAAATTCATGCTGCAAGCACTGTTCTTGTTGCTTTTGAAAAGCCTGTACGCTGGGTGTTCGTTGTCATTGGCATACAGTTAGCCTTCCTGTTCCTCCCTATTCAGACTGTAAGTTTTGAATCTAGTCTCGTCCGCTCCTGTTTTATCGGGCTGTTAACGTGGGGATTGTTTAACTTGAGCAGTGTGACCACCCTATTGTTTCCTAAGCTTATGACAAAGCTGGATATTAATGTAGATAAGATTATCGTGCCTTTTATAACAAAAATGTTAAAAACACTTGTTCTTATGCTCGGTTTTAGCATTATTGCTCAGGAATGGGGTTTTAATATAAATGGATTTATCGCAGGACTTGGGCTTGGGGGACTTGCGATTGCTCTTGCAGCAAAGGAAACGGTCAGCAACCTTTTTGGCGGAGTAGTCCTGGTGACAGAAAAGCCATTTACGATTGGGGACTGGATTAAAACGCCGAGTGTAGAAGGTACAATTGAAGATATTACGTTTAGAAGCACCAAAGTACGGACTTTCGCACAAGCACTTGTAACGGTTCCAAATTCAACGCTTGCCAATGAACCAATTATTAATTGGTCTAAAATGGGAAAACGGCAAGTTTCGTTTTACTTAAAGGTTGATATTCACACGAAAAAAGAAAGATTACAAGCTACCATTGCCAATATGAAAGCAGTGCTCGAGCGTCATCCTGGTGTTCACCCTGAAACCATTCTTGTTTCTCTTGAGTCCTTAAATGACAGCAGTGCTGATATATTAATTTACTTTTTCACAAAAGCTACCGATTATAATGGGTATTTACAAACAAAAGAAGATATTAATTTTCAAATTATCGAAATTATCGAGAAAAAAGATGTAGCATTTGCTGTTCCGAAAAGCACTGTCCATGTAGAGATGCCAGCTGAATTAAACACCGCAGACAGATTATTCTCTCATGGCTAA